Proteins encoded within one genomic window of Ottowia sp. SB7-C50:
- a CDS encoding 2-oxoglutarate dehydrogenase E1 component: protein MSETKSVYQTYQGNTYLFGGNAPYVEEMYENYLANPGSVPDSWREYFDALQHVPAVDGSAARDVPHLPVINAFAERAKAGGTKVVMANADAEMGRKRTAVQQLIAAHRTVGHQWADLDPLKRSERPNIPELDPAYYGFTDADLETVFDTSNTFFGKDRMSLRELLNALRETYCGTMAVEFMYTSDMAEKRWWQQKLESIRSKPSFAADKKKHILERLTAAEGLERFLHTKYVGQKRFSLEGGESFIAAIDEIIQSAGSQGVQEIVIGMAHRGRLNVLVNTLGKMPGTLFAEFDHTAPEDLPAGDVKYHQGFSSDITTPGGPVHLSLAFNPSHLEIVNPVVEGSVRARMDRRGDAKGKQVLPVLVHGDAAFGGQGVNQETLALAQTRGYTTGGTVHLIINNQIGFTTSDPRDMRSSAYCTDVVKMVEAPVLHVNGDDPEAVVLASQLALEYRMTFGLDVVVDIVCFRKLGHNEQDTPMLTQPLMYRKIGAHPGTRKLYADKLAAQGLGDTLGDDMAKTYRAAMDAGRHTVDPVLSNFKSKYAVDWSPYLNKKWTDAADTHIPLVEWKRLAERITTLPASVTPHTLVKKVIEDRAAMGRGEINVDWGMGEHMAFASLVASGYPVRLSGEDCGRGTFTHRHAVIHDQAREQWDTGTYIPLQNVSEGQAQFVVIDSILSEEAVLAFEYGYASNDPNTLVVWEAQFGDFANGAQVVIDQFIASGEVKWGRINGITLMLPHGYEGQGPEHSSARLERFMQLAADTNMQVVQPTTASQIFHVLRRQMVRNLRKPLIIFTPKSLLRNKDATSPVSEFTSGQFQTIIAENNEAVLKNAAKVKRIIACSGKVYYDLAKKREEKGLEDVAIIRVEQLYPFPHKAFSAEVKRFSNATEIVWCQDEPQNQGAWFFVQHNIHENMLPGQKLGYAGRAASASPAVGYAHLHQDQQKALIDAAFARIKGFVLQK, encoded by the coding sequence ATGAGCGAGACGAAATCCGTCTATCAAACCTACCAGGGCAACACCTACCTCTTCGGCGGCAACGCGCCGTATGTCGAGGAGATGTACGAAAACTACCTCGCCAATCCCGGCAGCGTGCCGGATTCGTGGCGTGAGTATTTCGATGCCCTGCAGCACGTACCCGCGGTGGACGGCAGCGCCGCACGCGACGTGCCGCACCTGCCCGTCATCAACGCCTTTGCCGAGCGCGCCAAGGCGGGCGGCACCAAGGTCGTCATGGCCAACGCCGACGCCGAGATGGGCCGCAAGCGCACCGCCGTGCAGCAGCTCATCGCCGCGCACCGCACCGTCGGCCACCAGTGGGCCGACCTGGACCCGCTCAAGCGCAGCGAGCGCCCCAACATCCCCGAGCTGGATCCGGCGTACTACGGCTTCACCGACGCCGATCTCGAGACCGTCTTCGACACCAGCAACACCTTTTTCGGCAAGGACCGCATGTCGTTGCGCGAGCTGCTCAACGCGCTGCGCGAAACCTATTGCGGCACCATGGCGGTCGAGTTCATGTACACGAGCGACATGGCCGAAAAGCGCTGGTGGCAGCAGAAGCTGGAAAGCATTCGCAGCAAGCCCAGCTTCGCCGCCGACAAGAAGAAGCACATCCTTGAACGCCTGACGGCCGCCGAAGGCCTGGAGCGCTTCCTGCACACCAAGTACGTCGGCCAGAAGCGCTTCTCGCTCGAAGGCGGCGAAAGCTTCATCGCCGCCATCGACGAGATCATCCAGAGCGCCGGCTCGCAGGGCGTGCAGGAAATCGTCATCGGCATGGCGCACCGCGGCCGCCTGAACGTGCTGGTCAACACGCTGGGCAAGATGCCCGGCACGCTGTTTGCCGAGTTCGACCACACTGCGCCCGAAGACCTGCCGGCGGGCGACGTCAAGTACCACCAGGGCTTCAGCTCGGACATCACCACCCCCGGCGGCCCGGTGCACCTGTCGCTGGCCTTCAACCCGTCGCACCTCGAAATCGTCAACCCCGTGGTCGAAGGCAGCGTGCGCGCCCGCATGGACCGCCGCGGCGACGCCAAGGGCAAGCAGGTGCTGCCGGTGCTGGTGCACGGCGACGCCGCCTTCGGCGGCCAGGGCGTCAACCAGGAAACCCTGGCGCTGGCGCAGACGCGCGGCTACACCACCGGCGGCACGGTGCACCTGATCATCAACAACCAGATCGGCTTCACCACGTCCGACCCGCGCGACATGCGCTCGTCGGCCTACTGCACCGACGTGGTCAAGATGGTCGAGGCGCCCGTGCTGCACGTCAACGGCGACGACCCCGAGGCGGTCGTGCTGGCGTCGCAGCTGGCGCTGGAATACCGCATGACCTTTGGCCTGGACGTGGTGGTCGACATCGTCTGCTTCCGCAAGCTGGGCCACAACGAGCAAGACACCCCCATGCTCACCCAGCCGCTGATGTACCGCAAGATCGGCGCGCACCCCGGCACCCGCAAGCTGTACGCCGACAAGCTGGCCGCGCAGGGTTTGGGCGACACGCTGGGCGACGACATGGCCAAGACCTACCGCGCCGCCATGGACGCGGGCCGCCATACGGTCGACCCGGTGCTGTCCAACTTCAAGAGCAAGTACGCCGTCGACTGGTCGCCGTACCTCAACAAGAAGTGGACCGACGCCGCCGACACGCACATTCCGCTGGTCGAATGGAAGCGCCTGGCCGAGCGCATCACCACGCTGCCCGCCAGCGTCACCCCGCATACGCTGGTCAAGAAGGTCATTGAAGACCGCGCTGCCATGGGCCGCGGCGAGATCAACGTCGACTGGGGCATGGGCGAGCACATGGCCTTCGCCAGCCTGGTGGCCAGCGGCTACCCGGTGCGCCTGTCGGGCGAGGACTGCGGCCGCGGCACCTTCACGCACCGCCACGCCGTGATCCACGACCAGGCGCGCGAGCAGTGGGACACCGGCACCTACATTCCGCTGCAGAACGTGTCGGAGGGCCAGGCGCAGTTCGTCGTCATCGACTCCATCCTGTCCGAAGAGGCGGTGCTGGCGTTCGAATACGGCTACGCCTCGAACGACCCCAACACCCTGGTGGTGTGGGAAGCGCAGTTCGGCGACTTCGCCAACGGGGCGCAGGTGGTCATCGACCAGTTCATCGCCTCGGGCGAAGTCAAGTGGGGCCGCATCAACGGCATCACGCTGATGCTGCCGCACGGCTACGAAGGGCAGGGGCCCGAGCACTCGTCGGCGCGCCTCGAGCGCTTCATGCAGCTGGCCGCCGACACCAACATGCAGGTCGTGCAGCCCACCACGGCGAGCCAGATCTTCCATGTGCTGCGCCGCCAGATGGTGCGCAACCTGCGCAAGCCGCTGATCATCTTCACGCCCAAGAGCCTGCTGCGCAACAAGGACGCCACCTCGCCCGTGAGCGAGTTCACCAGCGGCCAGTTCCAGACCATCATTGCCGAGAACAACGAGGCCGTGCTGAAGAACGCCGCCAAGGTCAAGCGCATCATCGCCTGCTCGGGCAAGGTGTATTACGACCTGGCCAAGAAGCGCGAGGAAAAAGGCCTGGAGGACGTGGCCATCATCCGCGTCGAACAGCTCTACCCGTTCCCGCACAAGGCGTTCTCGGCCGAGGTCAAGCGCTTCTCCAACGCCACCGAGATCGTGTGGTGCCAGGACGAGCCGCAGAACCAGGGTGCCTGGTTCTTCGTGCAGCACAACATCCACGAAAACATGCTGCCGGGCCAGAAGCTGGGCTACGCCGGCCGCGCCGCGTCGGCATCGCCGGCCGTGGGCTACGCGCACCTGCACCAGGACCAGCAAAAGGCCCTGATCGACGCCGCCTTCGCCCGCATCAAGGGCTTCGTGCTGCAGAAGTAA
- a CDS encoding isochorismatase family protein — protein sequence MLLDADDCQLVLIDYQARLMPAIHDASAVLANARRLAQLARALQVPVWATEQNPAKLGGTEAALAALCDRIVPKMAFSGAEELQPLLAPPAPAPRGNARSLPRHLQKPAQDAPERGTVVIAGCETHVCLLQTALMLQEAEWDVCVVTDACGSRTERNRDAAYDRLAGAGCELVTTEMVGFEWLRDCEHPQFRAWQALIK from the coding sequence ATGCTGCTCGACGCCGACGACTGCCAACTGGTGCTGATCGACTATCAGGCCCGCCTGATGCCCGCCATTCACGATGCGTCTGCCGTGCTGGCCAACGCCCGGCGGCTGGCGCAACTGGCGCGCGCGCTGCAGGTGCCCGTGTGGGCGACCGAGCAGAACCCCGCCAAGCTGGGTGGCACCGAAGCAGCGCTGGCGGCGCTGTGCGATCGCATCGTCCCCAAGATGGCCTTCAGCGGCGCCGAAGAACTGCAGCCGCTGCTGGCACCGCCGGCGCCCGCGCCGCGCGGCAATGCGCGCAGCCTGCCCCGCCATCTGCAGAAACCCGCCCAGGACGCGCCGGAGCGCGGCACCGTCGTCATCGCAGGCTGCGAAACGCATGTGTGCCTGCTGCAGACGGCGCTGATGCTGCAGGAGGCCGAGTGGGACGTGTGCGTCGTGACGGACGCCTGCGGCTCGCGCACCGAACGCAACCGCGACGCCGCTTACGACCGCCTGGCCGGCGCGGGTTGCGAACTGGTGACGACCGAGATGGTCGGCTTTGAATGGCTGCGCGACTGTGAACACCCGCAATTCCGCGCCTGGCAGGCGCTGATCAAGTAG
- a CDS encoding polyhydroxyalkanoate granule-associated phasin has translation MVTGKQRRLGRDTAQMVGAVPQVIAHRVGRMLGAGVMPSGRDQQEFYLMGAEKVAAFHESWAAMSWQALAAQQQFALWWTQTWWKVAMGGWMNPPSLQHLSSGAQQRLMASMLDVMHQGMTPVRRRAVANARRLGRAAR, from the coding sequence ATGGTGACTGGCAAACAGAGGCGCCTGGGCCGTGACACGGCGCAGATGGTCGGCGCGGTGCCGCAAGTGATCGCGCATCGCGTGGGCCGCATGCTGGGCGCCGGCGTGATGCCCAGCGGCCGCGACCAGCAGGAGTTTTACCTGATGGGCGCCGAAAAAGTGGCCGCCTTCCACGAAAGCTGGGCAGCCATGTCCTGGCAGGCGCTGGCCGCCCAGCAGCAGTTTGCCCTGTGGTGGACACAAACCTGGTGGAAAGTGGCCATGGGCGGCTGGATGAATCCGCCCAGCCTGCAGCACCTTTCGTCCGGCGCGCAACAACGGTTGATGGCGTCGATGCTTGACGTCATGCACCAGGGCATGACGCCGGTGCGCCGGCGCGCGGTGGCCAATGCGCGCCGCCTGGGCCGCGCTGCGCGCTAA
- a CDS encoding tyrosine-type recombinase/integrase yields the protein MPIINTVAGRDKLKPRREPYWHKVSTGCFLGFRKQSQSTAGTWVARWRDDTGKQQYRALGAFDDLPPNARFDAAMRSANQWLTHVAGGGRAKEVTVKNACERYVAHLRAEKTADAADDADKRFQRHVYTQPIAAIAMDKLRPIHVDTWRKRLQDGPKLVAGRKPANQSASPKDPNAKRSAATLNRDMTCLRAALNLAYRDQIVLSDAAWSVKLLPIKKVGGRRTLYLDRDQRQSLIDHMDADLAQFARAMSNVPLRPGALAALTVGRYDKRLRALHVGSDKAGADRSIVLPATTAAQFEQAAASKLPGALLFTRGDGAGWDKDKWKWPVKAAAAAAELPAETTLYTLRHSVITDLVVAGVDLFTVAKLAGTSVRMIEEHYGHLRSDVTASALEKVALN from the coding sequence ATGCCGATCATCAACACAGTCGCCGGTCGCGACAAACTCAAGCCGCGGCGCGAGCCGTATTGGCACAAAGTCAGCACCGGTTGCTTTCTCGGGTTCCGAAAACAGTCGCAGTCTACCGCAGGCACGTGGGTGGCCCGGTGGCGCGACGACACAGGCAAACAGCAATACCGCGCGCTGGGTGCCTTTGACGACCTGCCGCCCAATGCCCGCTTCGATGCCGCGATGCGGTCAGCCAACCAATGGTTGACCCATGTTGCTGGGGGTGGCAGAGCGAAGGAAGTCACCGTCAAGAATGCTTGCGAGCGTTACGTTGCACACCTTCGGGCCGAGAAGACAGCCGATGCCGCCGACGATGCCGACAAGCGGTTTCAGCGCCACGTCTACACCCAGCCGATTGCCGCGATCGCCATGGACAAGCTGCGCCCGATCCACGTCGACACCTGGCGCAAGCGATTGCAGGACGGGCCAAAACTGGTGGCCGGTCGCAAGCCAGCCAACCAATCCGCCAGCCCCAAAGACCCGAATGCCAAGCGATCGGCGGCCACGCTCAACAGGGACATGACCTGTCTGCGCGCGGCCCTCAATCTGGCATATCGCGACCAGATTGTGTTGAGCGATGCCGCTTGGTCGGTGAAGCTGCTGCCGATCAAGAAAGTGGGCGGCCGGCGCACCCTCTACCTTGACCGCGACCAACGCCAATCCCTCATCGACCACATGGACGCCGATCTTGCGCAGTTCGCCCGCGCCATGAGCAATGTGCCGCTGCGACCGGGCGCCCTCGCCGCCCTGACCGTCGGCCGCTACGACAAGCGCCTGCGCGCCCTGCACGTGGGCAGCGACAAGGCCGGCGCTGATCGCTCAATCGTACTGCCCGCAACCACGGCCGCACAGTTCGAGCAGGCGGCAGCCAGCAAACTGCCGGGCGCCCTGCTGTTCACGCGGGGAGACGGCGCGGGATGGGACAAGGACAAGTGGAAATGGCCAGTCAAGGCCGCTGCGGCCGCAGCCGAGCTACCTGCTGAAACCACGCTCTACACGCTGCGGCACTCCGTCATCACAGACCTGGTTGTGGCCGGCGTCGATCTATTCACGGTAGCCAAGCTGGCCGGAACCAGCGTGCGGATGATCGAGGAACACTACGGGCATTTGCGCAGCGATGTCACGGCATCCGCCCTGGAAAAAGTAGCACTCAACTAA
- the odhB gene encoding 2-oxoglutarate dehydrogenase complex dihydrolipoyllysine-residue succinyltransferase, with protein sequence MAIVEVKVPQLSESVAEATLLQWKKKAGEAVTADEILIEVETDKVVLEVPAPASGVLAEIVQGDGATVVADQLLARIDTEGVAGAAAPAPAAAPAAAAPAAAPAAAAAPAAGGSKGDIAMPAAAKLMADNQLAAGSVAGTGKDGRVTKGDVLGALQSGGAQAAAAAKPAQIPTGAPTSALPQVASPAAPDLGNRPEQRVAMTRLRARVAERLLQSQSTNAILTTFNEVNMQPVMDMRKRFQHKFEKEHGVKIGFMSFFVKAAVHALKKYPVLNASVDGNDIVYHGYFDIGIAVGSPRGLVVPILRNADQMSFADIEKKIAEFGSKARDGKLGIEEMTGGTFSISNGGVFGSMMSTPIINPPQSAILGVHATKDRAVVENGQVVVRPMNYLAMSYDHRIIDGREAVLGLVAMKEALEDPARLLFDI encoded by the coding sequence ATGGCCATCGTTGAAGTCAAGGTCCCCCAACTGTCCGAATCCGTGGCAGAAGCCACCCTGCTGCAGTGGAAGAAAAAAGCCGGTGAAGCCGTCACCGCCGACGAAATCCTGATCGAAGTCGAAACCGACAAGGTCGTGCTCGAAGTGCCCGCGCCCGCCTCTGGCGTGCTGGCCGAGATCGTGCAGGGCGATGGGGCCACCGTGGTGGCCGACCAGCTGTTGGCCCGCATCGACACCGAGGGCGTGGCCGGTGCCGCCGCCCCGGCACCCGCGGCTGCGCCGGCCGCTGCCGCCCCCGCCGCCGCGCCGGCCGCGGCTGCCGCACCCGCTGCCGGCGGCAGCAAGGGCGACATCGCCATGCCCGCCGCCGCCAAGCTGATGGCCGACAACCAGCTGGCCGCCGGCTCGGTGGCCGGCACCGGCAAGGACGGCCGCGTGACCAAGGGCGACGTGCTGGGCGCGCTGCAATCCGGTGGTGCGCAGGCTGCGGCCGCCGCGAAACCCGCCCAGATCCCCACCGGCGCGCCCACCAGCGCACTGCCGCAAGTGGCCAGCCCTGCCGCGCCCGACCTGGGCAACCGCCCCGAGCAGCGCGTCGCCATGACCCGCCTGCGCGCCCGCGTGGCCGAGCGCCTGCTGCAATCGCAAAGCACCAACGCCATCCTCACCACGTTCAACGAAGTGAACATGCAGCCGGTGATGGACATGCGCAAGCGCTTCCAGCACAAGTTCGAAAAAGAGCACGGCGTCAAGATCGGCTTCATGAGCTTCTTCGTGAAAGCTGCCGTGCACGCGCTCAAGAAATACCCGGTGCTCAACGCCAGCGTGGACGGCAACGACATCGTCTACCACGGCTACTTCGACATCGGCATCGCCGTCGGCTCGCCGCGCGGCCTGGTGGTGCCGATTTTGCGCAACGCCGACCAGATGAGCTTTGCCGACATCGAGAAGAAGATCGCTGAATTCGGCAGCAAGGCGCGCGACGGCAAGCTGGGCATTGAAGAAATGACCGGCGGCACCTTCTCCATCAGCAACGGCGGCGTGTTCGGCTCCATGATGTCCACGCCCATCATCAACCCGCCGCAGTCGGCCATCCTGGGCGTGCACGCCACCAAGGACCGCGCCGTGGTCGAAAACGGCCAGGTCGTGGTGCGCCCGATGAACTACCTGGCCATGTCCTACGACCACCGCATCATCGACGGCCGCGAAGCCGTGCTGGGGCTGGTGGCGATGAAGGAAGCGTTGGAAGACCCGGCGCGCCTGCTGTTCGATATCTGA
- a CDS encoding helix-turn-helix transcriptional regulator, translated as MSTTANNPRKPRIRTQSIDVLRIPDALVREPIVIEASGLSGSTIYREVLAGRFPPPRRVGNLKLWVASELTDWLKAQAEGRAWTPTQRAAA; from the coding sequence ATGTCCACCACCGCCAACAACCCCCGTAAGCCACGCATCCGCACGCAGTCCATTGATGTGCTGCGCATCCCCGACGCGCTGGTGCGCGAGCCGATCGTGATCGAAGCCTCTGGCCTGTCGGGCTCGACCATTTACCGCGAAGTCCTCGCTGGGCGCTTCCCGCCGCCCCGCCGCGTCGGCAACTTGAAGCTGTGGGTAGCGAGTGAACTGACCGACTGGCTCAAGGCTCAGGCGGAAGGCCGGGCTTGGACCCCGACACAGCGCGCCGCGGCTTGA
- the lpdA gene encoding dihydrolipoyl dehydrogenase, translated as MMNKFDVIVIGAGPGGYIAAIRAAQLGMNVACIDEWKTADGKPAPGGTCTNVGCIPSKALLQSSEYFEHAAKHFGEHGISLSNLKMDVGQMIGRKDAVVKQNNDGILYLFKKNKVTYFNGRGSFVKAVDGGYEIAVAGDKPETLTAKQVIVATGSNARALPGAPFDEENILSNDGALRLGAVPKKLGLIGSGVIGLEMGSVWRRLGAEVTVLEALPTFLGAVDEQIAKEAKKAFDKQGLKIELGVKVGEIKSGKKGVSVAWTNAKGEAQTLDVDKLVVSIGRVPNTTGLNAEAVGLKLGERGDVIVDDDCRTNLPGVWAVGDVVRGPMLAHKAEEEGVAVAERIAGQHGHVDFNLVPWVIYTSPEIAWVGKTEQQLKADGVKYKAGTFPFMANGRARALGDTTGMVKFLADAATDEILGVHMVGPMASELIAEACVAMAFRASSEDIARICHAHPSLSESTKEAALAVDKRTLNF; from the coding sequence GTGATGAATAAATTCGACGTCATCGTCATCGGCGCCGGCCCCGGCGGCTACATCGCGGCCATCCGCGCAGCCCAGCTGGGCATGAACGTCGCCTGCATCGACGAATGGAAGACCGCCGACGGCAAGCCCGCACCGGGTGGCACTTGCACCAACGTGGGCTGCATTCCGTCCAAGGCGCTGCTGCAAAGCTCGGAATATTTCGAGCACGCGGCCAAGCACTTCGGCGAGCATGGCATCAGCCTGAGCAACCTGAAGATGGACGTGGGCCAGATGATCGGCCGCAAGGACGCCGTCGTGAAGCAGAACAACGACGGCATCCTGTACCTGTTCAAGAAGAACAAGGTGACGTATTTCAACGGCCGCGGCTCGTTCGTCAAGGCGGTGGATGGCGGCTACGAAATCGCCGTCGCCGGCGACAAGCCCGAGACGCTGACGGCCAAGCAGGTCATCGTCGCCACCGGCTCCAATGCGCGCGCGCTGCCGGGTGCGCCGTTCGACGAGGAAAACATCCTCAGCAACGATGGTGCGCTGCGCCTGGGCGCGGTGCCCAAGAAGCTCGGTCTGATCGGCTCCGGCGTGATCGGGCTGGAGATGGGCAGCGTGTGGCGCCGCCTGGGGGCGGAAGTGACCGTGCTGGAAGCGCTGCCCACCTTCCTGGGTGCGGTCGATGAACAGATCGCCAAGGAAGCCAAGAAGGCCTTCGACAAGCAGGGCCTGAAGATCGAACTGGGCGTGAAGGTCGGCGAGATCAAGTCGGGCAAGAAGGGCGTCAGCGTGGCCTGGACCAACGCCAAAGGCGAGGCGCAGACGCTCGACGTGGACAAGCTCGTCGTCTCCATCGGCCGCGTGCCCAACACGACTGGCCTGAACGCCGAGGCCGTGGGCCTGAAGCTGGGCGAGCGCGGCGACGTGATCGTCGATGACGACTGCCGCACCAACCTGCCCGGCGTGTGGGCGGTGGGTGACGTGGTGCGCGGCCCCATGCTGGCGCACAAGGCCGAAGAAGAAGGCGTGGCCGTGGCCGAACGCATCGCCGGCCAGCACGGGCACGTCGATTTCAACCTGGTGCCGTGGGTCATCTACACCAGCCCCGAGATCGCCTGGGTGGGCAAGACGGAGCAGCAACTCAAGGCCGACGGCGTGAAGTACAAGGCCGGCACCTTCCCCTTCATGGCCAACGGCCGCGCGCGCGCGCTGGGCGACACCACGGGCATGGTCAAGTTCCTGGCCGATGCGGCCACGGACGAGATCCTGGGCGTGCACATGGTCGGCCCCATGGCCAGCGAACTGATCGCCGAAGCCTGCGTGGCGATGGCCTTCCGCGCCAGCAGCGAAGACATTGCCCGCATCTGCCACGCCCACCCGAGCCTGAGCGAATCGACCAAGGAAGCCGCGCTGGCAGTGGACAAGCGCACGCTCAACTTCTGA
- a CDS encoding helix-turn-helix domain-containing protein: MSYKVVKLVFDGYIGPGGSDMLVLVAMAEWCSDDGRCHPSIESIAKKARLSRSQAQRVVRRLVDAGWLTVIGNAAGGAPRIDLPLPGRNRTACDG, encoded by the coding sequence ATGAGCTACAAGGTCGTGAAGCTAGTGTTCGACGGCTACATCGGTCCCGGTGGCAGCGACATGCTGGTGCTCGTGGCCATGGCTGAGTGGTGCAGCGACGATGGGCGCTGCCATCCCAGCATCGAGTCAATCGCCAAGAAAGCCAGGCTCAGCCGGTCACAAGCCCAGCGGGTGGTGCGTCGGCTGGTTGATGCCGGATGGTTGACCGTCATCGGCAACGCGGCCGGTGGCGCCCCCCGGATCGACCTGCCGCTACCAGGTCGCAATCGAACGGCTTGCGACGGGTAG
- a CDS encoding propionate--CoA ligase — protein sequence MTSYADFHRRSIEDRDAFWGEQAKLIEWQTPPQTVCDYSNPPFARWFVGGTTNLCHNAVDRHLKDRADQPALIFVSTETDQEKVYTFRDLHAEVQRMAASLKELGVKKGDRVLIYMPMIPEAAFVMLACTRIGALHSVVFGGFASGSLSTRIDDAEPTVIVSADAGSRGGKPVPYKHLLDEAIGLAKHKPAAVLLVDRGLAPMNLVDGRDHLWGALREKNLNTQVPCEWVDATHPSYTLYTSGTTGKPKGVQRDTGGYAVALAASMKYIYCGNPGETYFSTSDIGWVVGHSYIIYGPLIGGMATLMYEGTPVRPDGGIWWQLVEKYKVTVMFSAPTAIRVLKKQDPAYLTKYDLSSLRALFLAGEPLDEPTAQWISEGLKGKPIIDNYWQTETGWPILTICNGVEKAPSKFGSPGKPVYGYDVKLLDDQTGAELTGANQKGVLAVEGPLPPGCLQTVWRDDARYINTYWSSVPNKLVYSTFDWAIRDEDGYYFILGRTDDVINVAGHRLGTREIEESIASHPNIAEVAVVGVADQLKGQVAMAFAVLKDATQLDDEAAMLKLEGEVMKIVDGSLGAVARPARVRFVSVLPKTRSGKLLRRAVQAVCEGRDPGDLTTMEDPAALQQIKDMVAGKA from the coding sequence ATGACCAGTTACGCCGATTTCCACCGTCGCTCGATCGAGGACCGTGACGCCTTCTGGGGCGAGCAGGCCAAGCTCATCGAATGGCAGACGCCGCCGCAGACGGTGTGCGACTACAGCAATCCGCCCTTCGCCAGGTGGTTTGTCGGCGGCACCACCAACCTGTGCCACAACGCGGTCGACCGCCACCTGAAGGACCGGGCCGATCAGCCCGCGCTGATCTTCGTGTCGACCGAGACCGACCAGGAAAAGGTCTACACCTTCCGCGACCTGCACGCCGAAGTGCAGCGCATGGCCGCCTCGCTCAAGGAACTGGGCGTCAAGAAGGGCGACCGGGTGCTGATCTACATGCCGATGATCCCCGAGGCCGCGTTTGTCATGCTGGCCTGCACGCGCATCGGCGCGCTGCATTCGGTGGTGTTCGGCGGCTTTGCGTCGGGCTCGCTGTCGACCCGCATCGACGACGCCGAACCGACGGTGATCGTCAGCGCCGACGCGGGTTCGCGCGGCGGCAAGCCGGTGCCCTACAAGCACCTGCTGGACGAGGCCATCGGCCTGGCCAAGCACAAGCCGGCGGCGGTGCTGCTGGTCGACCGCGGCCTGGCGCCGATGAACCTGGTCGACGGGCGCGACCACCTGTGGGGCGCGCTGCGCGAAAAGAACCTGAACACCCAGGTCCCGTGCGAATGGGTCGATGCCACGCACCCCAGCTACACGCTGTACACCAGCGGCACCACCGGCAAGCCCAAGGGCGTGCAGCGCGACACCGGCGGCTACGCGGTGGCGCTGGCCGCGTCGATGAAGTACATCTACTGCGGCAACCCGGGTGAAACCTATTTCTCCACCAGCGACATTGGCTGGGTCGTTGGCCACAGCTACATCATCTACGGCCCGCTGATCGGCGGCATGGCCACGCTGATGTACGAAGGCACGCCGGTGCGGCCGGACGGCGGCATCTGGTGGCAGCTGGTCGAAAAATACAAGGTGACCGTGATGTTCAGCGCGCCCACGGCGATCCGCGTGCTGAAGAAGCAGGACCCGGCATACCTGACGAAATACGACCTGTCCAGCCTGCGCGCGCTGTTCCTGGCCGGCGAGCCGCTGGACGAGCCGACCGCGCAGTGGATCAGCGAAGGCCTCAAGGGCAAGCCGATCATCGACAACTACTGGCAGACCGAAACCGGCTGGCCGATCCTGACCATCTGCAACGGCGTCGAAAAGGCGCCCAGCAAGTTCGGCTCGCCCGGCAAGCCGGTCTATGGCTACGACGTCAAGCTGCTCGACGACCAGACCGGCGCCGAGCTGACAGGCGCCAATCAGAAGGGCGTGCTGGCCGTCGAAGGCCCGCTGCCGCCCGGCTGCCTGCAGACCGTGTGGCGCGACGACGCGCGCTACATCAACACCTACTGGTCCAGCGTGCCCAACAAGCTGGTCTACAGCACGTTCGACTGGGCCATCCGCGACGAAGACGGCTACTACTTCATCCTGGGCCGCACCGACGACGTGATCAACGTTGCCGGCCACCGCCTGGGCACGCGCGAGATCGAGGAAAGTATCGCCAGCCATCCCAACATTGCCGAAGTGGCGGTGGTGGGCGTGGCCGACCAGCTCAAGGGCCAGGTCGCCATGGCCTTCGCGGTGCTCAAGGACGCCACGCAGCTGGACGACGAAGCCGCCATGCTCAAGCTGGAAGGCGAGGTGATGAAGATCGTTGACGGCAGCCTGGGCGCCGTGGCGCGCCCGGCCCGCGTGCGCTTCGTGTCGGTGTTGCCCAAGACGCGTTCGGGCAAGCTGCTGCGCCGCGCCGTGCAGGCGGTGTGCGAAGGCCGCGACCCGGGCGACCTGACCACTATGGAAGACCCTGCCGCGCTGCAGCAGATCAAGGACATGGTCGCCGGCAAGGCGTAA